Within the Mustela lutreola isolate mMusLut2 chromosome 2, mMusLut2.pri, whole genome shotgun sequence genome, the region AGAGGGCCAtaatataaagacacagataaaAGATGAGCTCCACAGGTGGAAAAGGCTTTTTTAATGCCTTTCAGAgacttctttcttaagattgtaaAGAGAATAAGTATATAAGAGACCAGAACAATCAGAATGGTAAATACCTGTATTgacccagagaaaataaaaaccatcagAACATTAAGTGAAGGGTCAGTACAGGAAATCTTAAACAATGGCATGATGTCACAGTAAAAGTGATATAATATGTTAGAATTACAAAAGGTTAATCTGAATAAAAAACCTATATGAATTACAGAATGAACAAAGCCACCTACAAATGATGAGACTAACAACGAGGTACAAAGTCTATAGGTCATAATCACTGGATAAAGTAACGGCTTGCATATGGCTATATAACGATCATATGCCATTGTTGCCAAGAGAAAACATTCTGTTGTTCCAccgaatgcaaaggaaaaaagctGTATCATgcattcagagagagagatcatcttaCTCTTAGCTAGGAAGTTGACCAGCATCTTTGGGGTCACTGTGGATGATATCCAAGCATCCATAAAAGCTAAACTCCCAAGGAGTAAGTACATGGGGATGTGAAGGTGAGGGTCACTGAATATGAGAGCAGTTAGTCCAAGGTTTCCAACAATGGTGATGAGGTATATCACCAAGAACCCCAGAAACAGGGGGATTTGCCACTGTCGTTGATATGTGAATCCTGTGAGAATAAACTTTGTCACCAATGTTCCATTTTCAGTATCCATCTTGTTACAGGATGACCTCTTAAATGAAATGcagtaagtataaaaatagcattCACTAGGAttatatagaaagaaaagaggaagaaagtagTTGAAATAAAGCCATAGACTTATCAGAATGCTCTTACTTTTATTTACCGCtactataaaatatgaaaactattTGGGGAACTGAggtaatagaaaatgaaattatttcagttcaaaaaaggaaaaggagttaACAgattcagaagaaaggaaagacatttcaaatatttttattaaattactaAATTTATGGGGATACCTGAGTGTGTTAGAGAATTTATGGGGAAAGCTGAGTGTCTTAGATAATTCTGACACATGGTTgaggggaaaagaagggaaaagaattttGTGACAAAATGAATTGAATGACATGTGAAGAATGTTGAAATTTATTCCTCAGGCAATAGGCATACACCAAAAACTTTTAAGACAATCAGTAGCaccatagataattttttttagagattttatttatttatttgacagagagagatgacaagcaggcagagaggcaggcagagagagaggaggaagcaggctccctgctgagtagagagcctgatttggggctcgatcccaggaccctgggatcatgacctgagccgaagacagtggcttaacccactgagccacccaggcgtcccaccatagataatttttttaaaaacattttatttattttagagaaaaagagagagagagagagcacgtgaggagggggaaagaaaaaaggagagggaaagaatctcatgcagactttGTGTTGAGCACACAGttggatgtggggtttgatctctcAACTCTAATATCATGAAcggagcagaaaccaagagtcagacactgactGAACCATTTAAGTGCCTCacaataattttcaaattaaatatctTGTAGTGAAGAGAATATGCTGTAGGGAGGGGAAACTAGAGTCAGGAGTACTACTTAATGAGTTTTTAATATggttcagtgattctcaaaccaGATTACACAACAGAATTTTTGGGGAACTTCTTGTACAAAATATAGATTGTGAGGTATTACTCTAGACATTGACTCAGAAGGTAAAGAATGAAGTCTAATAATCTGCATTTTACAAATCCCTTCTAGTTGATTCAAGTGTATATAAATTTCTTAGTTTATGTGTAATGTAATATTGGAAAGGATGAGgagaacaaagagataaaaataaatcagaaggtAGTCATCATGCTAGATGTGAAGGAGAGAAGAGATACATGGAGACTAGGTAGATGTTGAGATTGAGAAATTGAGATTGAGACTGAGAAGTTGAGATTGAGAAATCAAATGCCTTATTTGTGGAGAAAGAGCCTCTGGACATCTAGGTGAGAGAGCTTAGTAGTATGAGCCTACTGAAGCTTAGTAGGAACAATGACTTGGGAGTCATTTTGGTAGCTGAAGGCATACTTACAGATGACCTATCCACTGGAGAGTAGATAAGGTAAACAGAAGAAGGGCaaagaaagaaacttgagaaAAGACATTAAAGAGGTTGTACAATAGATACATGTGTTTTTCGGATAGCTGGGAACTGATTCTCTTTGCCACACAAGTATGGGTTTAACCAAAGTCTACCACTCTAGAAGTCAAAAGAGCCAGAAACTTAGTTTCCTATCCCCATCATATCTAGTGTGACAGGACTTGATGTAGGTTTAAGCAGCCAGTCACCTGCTGCTTTCTGGTTTCACTTGGAGTACTAGTTCTCCACCAGTTTTTTCAGCAGAATAAAATTGAGTTAAACTCTGGAACTTAGTACAGGTGACACAAATAACCACTAACAAAATTCCAGTGGTTAATTGTATTTTTGTTTAGAATGGATTCTCTTAAATGCAGTTCAAAATCTCAGATTTAATTTCTGTGATATATGTATTAAACCATATGGTGTAAAGAGTATTGGAGGcacatttttctataaatttcttactaatatgtttttaaaatactcaatGAAATTGTTGCTAGAAGTGGGAGAGAGGCTAGAGGAATTAATATGTATATGACTTACCTTAAAAGTTAAATCACAGAATGTGATTAATTAAAAAGGATAGATCATCTAGTCAGCATAGTCAGAAAGACTTGTTATGTAGGACACACGACCTG harbors:
- the LOC131825934 gene encoding olfactory receptor 5H2-like, whose product is MDTENGTLVTKFILTGFTYQRQWQIPLFLGFLVIYLITIVGNLGLTALIFSDPHLHIPMYLLLGSLAFMDAWISSTVTPKMLVNFLAKSKMISLSECMIQLFSFAFGGTTECFLLATMAYDRYIAICKPLLYPVIMTYRLCTSLLVSSFVGGFVHSVIHIGFLFRLTFCNSNILYHFYCDIMPLFKISCTDPSLNVLMVFIFSGSIQVFTILIVLVSYILILFTILRKKSLKGIKKAFSTCGAHLLSVSLYYGPLLFRYVCPGSAQSDDQDMIDSLFYTVVIPLLNPMIYSLRNKKVIDSLRKMLKRNV